One Benincasa hispida cultivar B227 chromosome 5, ASM972705v1, whole genome shotgun sequence genomic window carries:
- the LOC120077200 gene encoding uncharacterized protein LOC120077200, translated as MLSNAYSGFGWNDEFKYVEVEKEVFDVWVRFHPNAKGLRHKPFPHYDELSIVFGKDRAIGEGSDTPYDQASATDEHLEDIWLGSQVNEQQKSIPDMGWMKFSQIHPSVGILDQITI; from the exons ATGCTGAGTAATGCATATAGTGGATTTGGTTGGAATGATGAGTTCAAATATGTGGAAGTAGAGAAAGAGGTTTTCGATGTATGGGTTCGG TTCCATCCCAACGCGAAGGGTTTGAGACATAAACCATTCCCCCACTATGATGAGCTTTCAATCGTATTTGGGAAAGATAGGGCCATTGGTGAAGGCAGTGACACCCCGTACGATCAAGCATCTGCAACAGATGAACATTTGGAGGATATTTGGTTAGGATCACAAGTTAATGAGCAACAAAAAAGTATACCTGACATGGGATGGATGAAGTTTTCCCAGATACACCCATCAGTAGGCATACTGGATCAAATAACGATATGA
- the LOC120077899 gene encoding pentatricopeptide repeat-containing protein At1g31920, with protein MMGTSVLNYNHHLLPSKDLPQTSDLSLKQKEQEYLCLLKKCKSLEEFKQVHVQILKLGLFLDSFCSSSLLATCALSEWNSMDYACSIFQQLDEPTTFHFNTMIRGCVNNMNYENAIYLYNSMLQREVEPDNFTYPVVLKACARSAAIEEGMQIHGHVFKLGMEDDVFVQNSLINMYGKCQNIERSCAIFRRMEQKSVASWSAVIAAHASLGLWWECLMLFEYMNREGCWRAEESILVTVVSACTHLGALHLGRCAHGSLLKNITELNVAVMTSLMDMYVKCGSLQKGLRLFRNMTKKNQLSYSVIISGLGLHGHGRQALKIFSEMVEEGLEPDDVTYVGVLSACSHSGLVDEGLNLFNRMKFEHRIEPTMQHYGCVVDLKGRAGLLEEAFELVQSMPIKANDVVWRSLLSACKIHDNLKLGEIAAENLFRMSSHNPSDYLVLSNMYARARQWENAAKIRTKMVNDGLIQTPGYSLVEVKSKVYKFVSQDKSNCKLGKIYEMIHQMEWQLRFEGYMPDTSQVMLNVDEEEKRERLKGHSQKLAIAFALIHTSQGSAIRIIRNLRMCNDCHTYTKLISMIYRREIIVRDRNRFHHFKDGNCSCRDYW; from the coding sequence ATGATGGGGACATCAGTCCTTAACTATAATCATCATTTATTGCCCTCAAAAGATTTACCTCAGACTTCAGATTTGAGTTTGAAGCAGAAGGAGCAAGAATATTTGTGCCTTCTGAAGAAATGCAAGAGCTTAGAAGAATTCAAACAAGTTCATGTTCAAATTCTGAAGTTGGGTCTTTTCTTGGATTCTTTCTGCTCAAGCAGTCTTTTGGCTACTTGTGCTCTTTCAGAGTGGAACAGTATGGATTATGCCTGCTCCATTTTCCAGCAATTGGATGAACCTACCACATTTCATTTCAACACAATGATCAGAGGGTGTGTAAATAACATGAACTATGAGAATGCTATATACCTGTATAATTCTATGCTTCAAAGAGAAGTTGAACCCGACAACTTCACGTACCCGGTAGTTCTCAAGGCTTGCGCTCGGTCAGCAGCAATCGAGGAAGGAATGCAGATTCATGGTCATGTATTCAAGCTAGGTATGGAAGATGATGTATTTGTACAGAATAGCTTAATCAATATGTACGGGAAGTGTCAGAATATCGAACGTTCTTGTGCTATTTTTCGACGTATGGAGCAAAAGAGTGTGGCTTCTTGGAGTGCTGTAATTGCAGCTCATGCTAGTCTTGGATTGTGGTGGGAATGTTTGATGTTGTTTGAGTATATGAATAGAGAAGGATGTTGGAGGGCTGAGGAAAGTATATTAGTTACTGTGGTTTCTGCTTGCACTCATTTGGGTGCCCTTCATTTAGGAAGATGTGCCCATGGTTCACTATTGAAGAACATCACTGAACTAAATGTTGCAGTTATGACTTCCTTAATGGATATGTATGTGAAATGTGGGTCTTTACAAAAAGGATTGCGTCTCTTCCGGAACATGACCAAAAAGAATCAATTATCCTATAGTGTCATAATCTCAGGGCTTGGCTTACATGGACATGGTAGACAAGCTCTAAAAATCTTCTCAGAAATGGTTGAAGAAGGGTTAGAGCCTGATGATGTTACCTATGTTGGTGTTCTTAGTGCTTGTAGTCACTCTGGCCTTGTCGATGAGGGTCTCAATCTTTTCAATAGGATGAAGTTTGAGCACCGGATTGAACCAACAATGCAGCACTATGGTTGTGTGGTAGACCTAAAGGGACGAGCGGGTTTGCTTGAAGAGGCATTTGAGCTTGTCCAAAGTATGCCTATAAAAGCAAACGATGTTGTTTGGCGGAGCCTTCTAAGTGCTTGTAAGATTCATGACAACTTAAAACTTGGTGAGATAGCTGCAGAGAATCTATTCCGAATGTCTTCGCACAATCCTAGCGATTACCTAGTTTTGTCTAATATGTATGCCAGAGCTCGGCAATGGGAGAATGCAGCTAAGATCAGGACAAAAATGGTCAACGATGGCTTGATCCAAACACCAGGGTATAGCTTGGTGGAGGTGAAAAGCAAGGTATACAAATTTGTTTCACAGGATAAATCGAACTGCAAATTGGGTAAAATCTACGAGATGATTCATCAGATGGAATGGCAATTGAGATTTGAAGGCTATATGCCAGATACATCACAAGTTATGCTTAATgtagatgaagaagaaaagagagagagattgaaAGGTCATAGCCAGAAGTTGGCTATAGCTTTTGCTCTCATTCATACATCACAGGGATCTGCCATAAGGATAATTAGAAACCTGAGAATGTGTAATGACTGTCATACATACACTAAACTGATTTCAATGATCTATAGAAGAGAAATTATTGTAAGAGACCGGAATCGGTTCCACCATTTTAAAGATGGAAACTGCTCTTGTAGGGATTACTGGTGA
- the LOC120077199 gene encoding uncharacterized protein LOC120077199, which translates to MRIDRWTFVILCNMLRTTDHLASTQCVDVQEMVAIFLHILSHDVKNRVVERQFAQYDETISRDFRSVLTAVLQLQKLLLKKSEPIMSDCTDNRWKWFENCLGALDDIYIKVKVNVADHPRYRTRKGWEGSAVDSRVLRDAISRPHGLKFPKGYYYLCDTGYPNIEGFLAPHRGEQYHLSEWCAREISQTTTSRTTDDEDSTSNELGDENIQFIETSDEWTSFRDELATRMFDEWEQAS; encoded by the exons ATGCGAATAGACAGATGGACTTTCGTCATCCTCTGTAACATGCTTAGGACGACCGATCATCTGGCATCCACTCAATGCGTTGACGTCCAAGAGATGGTGGCAATTTTTCTCCACATTTTGTCGCATGACGTTAAGAATCGAGTAGTTGAAAGACAGTTCGCACAGTATGATGAAACTATTTCGAGGGATTTTAGGTCTGTTCTGACCGCAGTATTACAACTTCAAAAGTTACTGCTGAAAAAATCAGAGCCTATCATGAGCGACTGCACTGACAATAGGTGGAAATGGTTTGAG AACTGTCTGGGTGCATTGGATGACATATACATCAAGGTCAAGGTAAATGTAGCTGATCATCCCCGCTATCGTACCCGAAAAG GGTGGGAAGGGTCTGCAGTCGATTCCAGAGTGCTTAGGGATGCAATTTCTCGACCACACGGGTTGAAGTTTCCTAAGG GTTATTATTACCTATGTGATACTGGATATCCCAATATCGAGGGATTCTTGGCACCACATAGGGGAGAGCAGTACCATCTTTCAGAATGGTGTG CGAGGGAGATAAGCCAAACTACAACGTCCAGAACAACGGATGATGAAGATTCAACATCTAACGAGCTTGGCGATgaaaatatacaatttattGAAACATCCGACGAATGGACCAGTTTTAGGGATGAATTAGCGACGCGAATGTTTGATGAATGGGAACAAGCATCATGA
- the LOC120077900 gene encoding phosphomevalonate kinase, peroxisomal, with amino-acid sequence MAVVASAPGKVLMTGGYLVLEKPNAGLVLSTNARFYAIVKPIYEEIKPDSWAWSWTDVKLTSPQLLRESIYKLSLKNQSLQSVSPSQSRNPFVERAVEYCVAAACAKFVDKDNEDALHKLLLQGLDITILGCNEFYSYRSQIEARGLPLTSESLASLPPFSSITFNDEESYGKDCKPDVAKTGLGSSAAMTAAVVAALLNYLGVVNLSLSTGDQEQRGSADLDLVHIIAQSAHCIAQGKVGSGFDVSSAVYGSQRYVRFSPEVLSSAQAAKNGLPIEEVIVDILNQKWDHERTKFSLPPLMTLVLGEPGVGGSSTPSMVGAVKKWQKSDPQRSLETWRQLSEGNSELENQLNTLSKLASEHWDAYKYIINHCCKLTSEKWIYQATEPSQQAIIKALLGARNAMLQIRHHMRLMGEAAGVPIEPDSQTKLLDTTMNMEGVLLAGVPGAGGFDAVFAVTLGDSISNVTKSWSSLDILTLLVREDPRGVALESCDPRTKAITSAVSSVHI; translated from the exons ATGGCCGT GGTTGCTTCAGCTCCAGGGAAAGTTTTAATGACCGGAGGTTACCTTGTCTTGGAGAAACCGAATGCTGGGCTCGTACTTAGTACTAATGCTCGTTTTTATGCAATTGTAAAACCCATTTACGAGGAAATCAAGCCTGACAGCTGGGCATGG TCATGGACAGATGTTAAATTGACATCTCCTCAGCTCCTGAGAGAGAGCATCTACAAATTGTCATTGAAAAACCAATCCCTTCAGAGTGTCTCTCCAAG TCAATCAAGAAACCCTTTTGTAGAAAGAGCAGTGGAATATTGTGTAGCAGCTGCTTGTGCAAAATTTGTTGACAAGGACAATGAGGATGCATTACACAAACTGCTCTTGCAAG GACTTGATATCACTATTTTAGGTTGCAATGAGTTCTACTCTTATCGGAGTCAG ATTGAGGCTCGTGGACTCCCACTAACGTCAGAATCATTGGCTTCCTTGCCTCCTTTTTCATCAATTACATTCAATGATGAGGAATCATATGGAAAAGATTGCAAGCCTGATGTTGCAAAAACTGGATTGGGCTCATCTGCTGCAATGACAGCTGCTGTAGTTGCTGCTTTACTTAACTACCTAGGGGTTGTAAATCTTTCCTTATCGACAGGTGACCAAGAACAGAGAGGCAGTGCGGATCTTGATTTGGTGCATATAATAGCTCAAAGTGCCCATTGCATTGCACAAGGAAAAGTTGGCAGTGGCTTTGATGTCAGTTCTGCAGTTTATGGTAGTCAACGCTATGTTCGGTTTTCACCAGAAGTGCTTTCTTCTGCTCAG GCTGCCAAGAATGGATTACCCATAGAAGAGGTCATTGTCGATATCTTAAATCAGAAGTGGGACCATGAGAGGACTAAGTTCTCTTTGCCTCCATTAATGACTCTT GTACTTGGGGAGCCAGGAGTAGGAGGGTCATCCACGCCTTCAATGGTAGGTGCTGtcaaaaaatggcaaaaatcTGACCCTCAAAGGTCCCTAGAGACGTGGAGGCAGTTGTCCGAAGGGAACTCAGAACTTGAAAATCAACTCAATACGTTGAGTAAACTTGCATCTGAACACTGGGATgcttataaatatatcataaacCATTGTTGCAAGCTGACCTCGGAGAAG TGGATTTATCAAGCCACAGAACCAAGCCAGCAAGCCATCATCAAAGCATTATTAGGAGCAAGAAATGCTATGCTCCAGATCAGGCATCATATGCGCTTAATGGGTGAAGCTGCTGGTGTTCCG ATTGAGCCAGATTCACAAACGAAGCTTTTAGATACTACCATGAATATGGAAGGAGTCCTGTTAGCCGGTGTTCCCGGGGCAGGTGGGTTTGATGCTGTTTTTGCTGTGACCTTGGGAGACTCAATCAGCAATGTGACTAAATCATGGAGTTCACTGGATATTTTGACTCTCCTTGTTAGAGAAGATCCCCGTGGTGTTGCTTTGGAAAGTTGTGATCCACGAACCAAGGCAATTACATCAGCTGTCTCATCAGTTCATATTTAG